From the Cryptomeria japonica chromosome 2, Sugi_1.0, whole genome shotgun sequence genome, one window contains:
- the LOC131046307 gene encoding transcription factor MYB13-like, producing the protein MGRAPCCDKIGLNKGPWSPQENRILADFIRMNGHGNWRAVPKQAGLLRCGKSCRLRWLNYLRPEIKHGNFTSEEEDTIIKLHQLLGNRWSAIASRLPGRTDNEIKNVWNTRLKKRVSRMELDPVTNHSKSPKAEHNLILLDYSHSSEKSPSMEEGNSGLIQAKYLVDSPTRISNSSNTLYDSYNLSSGILSSINSIDSEFVNGDSSLSLDWLESSCTNSLDEPLDIEDDTFIVENQDYATEKSTHEVMWKYSSNWEAHYFTTFQKMIS; encoded by the exons atgggCCGAGCTCCCTGCTGTGATAAAATTGGACTAAACAAAGGTCCATGGTCACCTCAGGAAAATCGAATACTCGCTGATTTTATTCGCATGAATGGCCATGGGAACTGGCGTGCAGTCCCTAAACAAGCAG GACTGTTAAGATGCGGTAAAAGCTGTCGTCTAAGGTGGCTTAATTACCTCAGACCAGAAATTAAACATGGGAATTTTACTTCTGAAGAGGAAGACACTATTATTAAGCTTCATCAGCTTCTGGGCAACAG GTGGTCGGCTATTGCTTCACGCCTGCCTGGAAGAACAGATAATGAGATAAAGAATGTGTGGAATACTCGCTTGAAGAAGCGGGTTTCAAGAATGGAACTCGATCCAGTAACAAATCATTCAAAGTCACCCAAGGCGGAGCACAATCTTATCTTGCTTGATTACTCCCACAGTAGTGAGAAAAGTCCATCAATGGAGGAGGGCAATTCAGGTCTCATTCAAGCAAAATATTTGGTTGATTCTCCCACCAGAATCTCTAATTCCTCCAACACATTGTATGATTCATATAATCTGTCAAGCGGAATCCTTTCATCTATAAATAGTATAGACAGTGAGTTTGTAAATGGAGATTCAAGTTTAAGTTTAGATTGGCTTGAATCCAGTTGTACAAATTCTTTAGATGAGCCACTAGATATTGAAGATGACACGTTTATTGTTGAAAACCAGGATTATGCAACGGAAAAAAGTACACATGAAGTAATGTGGAAGTATAGCTCAAACTGGGAAGCTCACTATTTCACTACTTTCCAGAAGATGATTTCTTGA